Proteins encoded within one genomic window of Fragaria vesca subsp. vesca linkage group LG1, FraVesHawaii_1.0, whole genome shotgun sequence:
- the LOC101295458 gene encoding putative UDP-rhamnose:rhamnosyltransferase 1-like, with translation MSFLSSEPKKQLHIALFPWLAFGHIIPFLEVAKHIARRGHKVSFISTPRNIQRLPKIPETLTPLITLVQIPLPHVENLPDNAEATMDVPYDVIPYLKLAHDGLERGLSKFLQAQTPDWIIHDFAPHWLPPIATKLGVAIGHFSIFNASSLCFFGSTSADRASRYAPRKKLEHFTVPPEWVPFPSKLVMRPFEAARILEDGRKPNASGVNDWFRMISTVQGCQVYFIRTCREVEGEWLDLLEDLHQKPVVLPTGLLPPFVPRSDEDEEGGSDWSRIADWLDKQEKGKVVYVALGSELNLSQEEFNELALGLELSGLPFFWVLRKPSHVSDGDSVNLPDGFEERTKDRGLVWKTWSPQPKILAHESIGGFLTHCGWSSLIEALQYGRPLILLPFMYDQGLIARFWDKKIGIEVSRDEESGAFTRNELAKSLNLVVVDEEGKPYRDGAKEYSELFGDKELHSRYMDKCVEYLETHVHNEV, from the coding sequence ATGAGCTTTCTCAGTTCTGAGCCTAAGAAGCAGCTTCACATAGCTTTGTTCCCGTGGCTTGCCTTCGGTCACATAATCCCATTTCTTGAGGTTGCCAAGCACATAGCTCGCAGAGGCCACAAGGTTTCCTTCATTTCCACACCTAGAAACATCCAACGGCTCCCCAAAATCCCAGAAACCCTAACCCCGTTGATCACTCTAGTCCAAATCCCACTCCCCCATGTCGAAAACCTCCCTGACAACGCAGAGGCCACCATGGACGTCCCCTACGACGTTATTCCATACCTCAAACTCGCTCATGATGGACTCGAACGAGGCCTCTCTAAATTCCTACAAGCTCAAACTCCGGATTGGATCATTCACGACTTTGCCCCTCACTGGTTGCCTCCGATAGCTACTAAGCTCGGCGTCGCAATCGGCCATTTCAGTATTTTCAACGCTTCCTCTCTATGTTTCTTTGGATCAACATCAGCAGATCGGGCGTCTAGATATGCTCCTAGAAAGAAGCTGGAACACTTCACTGTCCCTCCCGAGTGGGTACCCTTTCCGTCCAAACTCGTCATGAGGCCTTTTGAGGCTGCGAGAATCTTAGAAGACGGCAGGAAACCAAACGCTTCTGGTGTGAATGATTGGTTTCGTATGATATCAACTGTCCAAGGTTGTCAAGTCTACTTCATTCGAACTTGTAGAGAGGTCGAGGGTGAGTGGCTAGATTTGCTTGAAGACCTTCACCAAAAACCTGTGGTGCTTCCAACTGGCTTATTGCCACCATTTGTACCAAGAAGTGATGAAGACGAAGAAGGTGGTAGTGATTGGTCCAGAATTGCAGATTGGTTGGACAAACAAGAGAAAGGCAAAGTAGTTTACGTTGCGCTTGGGAGTGAGCTAAATTTAAGCCAAGAAGAGTTCAATGAGTTGGCTCTCGGGTTAGAGCTATCTGGGTTGCCTTTCTTTTGGGTGCTAAGAAAACCGAGTCATGTGTCCGATGGCGACTCGGTTAATCTGCCAGATGGGTTCGAGGAACGAACCAAAGATCGTGGGCTTGTGTGGAAGACTTGGTCTCCTCAGCCCAAAATTCTGGCCCACGAATCCATAGGGGGCTTCTTGACTCATTGCGGTTGGAGTTCACTGATTGAGGCACTACAATATGGTCGCCCTCTGATATTGCTGCCGTTTATGTACGATCAAGGACTGATTGCTAGGTTTTGGGACAAGAAGATCGGGATTGAGGTATCGAGAGACGAAGAAAGTGGTGCGTTTACGAGGAACGAACTGGCGAAGTCACTGAATTTGGTTGTGGTGGATGAGGAGGGGAAGCCATACAGGGATGGAGCTAAAGAATACAGCGAGCTATTTGGAGACAAGGAGCTCCATAGCAGATACATGGACAAATGCGTGGAGTATTTAGAAACGCATGTGCATAATGAGGTTTGA
- the LOC101306473 gene encoding pentatricopeptide repeat-containing protein At5g65570-like — MAFGFPKHFNILATLETITPTLNQRNLLKSLTCLARFTTHTEASEFYSSLIQHCTHTKSLRGLGIVQTHMTKTSCIQLYIANTLIDGYLKCGSLSNARKVFDKLRQRHVVIWNAMISAYIGRKKSKEAIGLYGKMMFDGVLPDEYTFSSVFKAFSGLGLVHEGRRAHGLSVVLGLEVANVFVGSAIVDMYAKFGRLGDARLVANRVGEKDVVLFTALIVGYSQHGDDGEALEVFVDMINHGVKANEYTFASILITCGNLEDLNNGKLVHGLVVKSGCEAAVASQTSLLTMYARCGLVDDSLRIFKRIQHPTLVTWTSLIVALVRNGREELALTKFREMIRDSVVPNSFTLSSVIQACSNLAMLDEGQQIHATVTKFGLDRHIYAGAALIILYGKCGNTEMARSVFDDLIETDLVSMNSMIYSYAQSGFGHQALKLFDGMKDLGLEPNDVTILSVLLACKNSGMVPQGCKIFSTIRNNHIIELTRDHYACMVELLGRAGRLEDAEILIKEVKNPDLVVWRALLGACKLHGHVEMAERALRKVLEFSAGDGGSRVLLTNLYASTGNWNQVIDMKSTMREMQFKKNPAMSWVDVDREVHIFMAGDLSHPRSGEITETLEKLFEEVQILGYVPDTRFVLQDLDEDKKKRSLYYHSEKLAIAFALLRSSKKNTIIRIFKNLKVCGDCHSWIKFVTKVTGREIIARDAKRFHHFKDSCCSCGDYW; from the coding sequence ATGGCCTTTGGTTTCCCCAAGCATTTCAATATCCTCGCAACCTTAGAAACTATAACACCAACTCTAAACCAACGCAACCTCCTCAAGTCCTTGACATGTCTTGCCCGCTTCACAACCCACACAGAGGCCTCCGAGTTTTACTCTTCTCTCATTCAACATTGCACGCACACAAAGTCCCTAAGAGGCTTAGGAATAGTTCAGACCCATATGACCAAAACCAGTTGCATACAACTCTACATAGCCAATACGCTCATTGATGGGTATTTGAAATGTGGTAGCTTAAGCAATGCACGTAAGGTGTTTGATAAATTGCGTCAGAGACATGTAGTCATTTGGAATGCGATGATTTCTGCCTACATTGGGCGCAAGAAGAGTAAGGAGGCTATTGGGTTGTATGGGAAGATGATGTTTGATGGAGTTTTGCCTGATGAGTACACGTTTTCGAGTGTTTTCAAGGCTTTTTCGGGTCTGGGTTTGGTGCATGAAGGGCGGCGGGCACATGGGTTGTCAGTGGTTTTGGGTCTGGAGGTGGCAAATGTGTTTGTTGGTAGTGCTATTGTTGATATGTATGCAAAGTTTGGTAGGTTGGGGGATGCAAGGTTGGTGGCGAATCGTGTTGGGGAGAAAGATGTTGTTTTGTTTACAGCGTTGATTGTTGGTTACTCTCAGCATGGTGATGATGGTGAGGCTCTTGAGGTTTTTGTGGACATGATTAATCATGGAGTTAAGGCTAATGAGTATACTTTCGCTAGCATCTTGATAACTTGTGGGAACTTGGAGGATTTAAATAATGGTAAGTTGGTCCATGGTCTTGTTGTCAAATCTGGTTGTGAAGCTGCAGTGGCGTCACAGACTTCACTTCTGACAATGTATGCTAGGTGTGGATTGGTTGATGATTCTCTGAGGATATTTAAAAGGATTCAGCATCCTACCCTAGTAACTTGGACATCTCTTATCGTGGCTCTTGTTCGAAATGGTAGAGAAGAGTTGGCTTTGACAAAGTTTAGGGAGATGATTCGTGATTCAGTTGTACCGAATTCTTTCACTTTATCTAGTGTTATTCAGGCATGCTCAAACCTTGCTATGCTGGATGAAGGGCAGCAAATTCATGCCACTGTCACAAAATTTGGATTGGATAGACACATATATGCTGGTGCTGCTCTCATTATCTTGTATGGGAAATGCGGAAATACAGAGATGGCAAGGTCAGTTTTTGATGACTTGATTGAAACTGATTTGGTATCCATGAATTCCATGATATATAGTTACGCGCAGAGTGGATTTGGACATCAAGCACTTAAACTCTTTGATGGGATGAAAGACTTGGGACTTGAACCAAACGATGTAACAATTTTGAGTGTTCTCTTGGCATGCAAGAACTCAGGAATGGTCCCACAAGGCTGCAAAATTTTTTCTACCATTAGGAATAATCACATTATTGAGTTGACAAGGGATCACTATGCTTGTATGGTTGAATTGCTGGGGCGTGCTGGGAGACTGGAAGATGCTGAAATATTGATAAAAGAAGTAAAAAATCCAGATTTAGTAGTATGGAGGGCACTGTTAGGTGCATGTAAGCTTCATGGACATGTTGAGATGGCAGAAAGAGCTCTACGTAAAGTGCTTGAATTCTCTGCAGGAGACGGAGGATCTCGTGTCCTGTTAACAAATCTTTATGCTTCAACTGGCAATTGGAATCAAGTTATTGATATGAAAAGTACAATGAGGGAAATGCAATTCAAGAAGAACCCAGCAATGAGTTGGGTTGATGTTGACAGGGAGGTTCACATTTTCATGGCTGGAGATTTGTCCCATCCAAGATCTGGAGAGATAACTGAAACCTTAGAGAAATTGTTTGAGGAGGTGCAAATATTGGGTTATGTTCCTGACACAAGATTTGTGTTACAGGATTTGGACGAGGATAAGAAGAAGAGGTCTTTGTACTATCACAGCGAAAAGCTAGCCATTGCCTTTGCTCTATTAAGGAGTAGTAAAAAGAATACCATTATCAGGATTTTCAAGAACCTTAAAGTTTGTGGGGACTGTCATTCCTGGATAAAATTTGTCACCAAAGTTACTGGGAGAGAGATAATTGCTCGAGATGCCAAAAGATTTCATCATTTTAAGGATAGTTGTTGTTCCTGTGGAGACTATTGGTGA